From the genome of Methanoregula boonei 6A8:
AAAAAAGTCCGCCTTCCTATACCGGCGTCCCGTCGTACTCCAGGGTTCCCGCATCGCCATCCACGATCGCCTGTGTGCCAGTCATGAGCCGGTCGAGCGGGATTTTTGGACGATCGATCATGGGGATGTTCCCGATGATCGCACCCGTGGCGATGATGGGTTCGGCCTCCGTATTGACAATTGCAGCCGGGGCATGGCCATTTCGCGAAAGAGCGTAAATCACGTACGATCCCACAGTCGATCCCTTGCCATAGGGAAACACGAGCACGGTCCCGGCAACCGACGTTCCTTCGAGCGGATGGCCTTTTTCCACAACAATTCCCGTCTCGGGATCGACCCCGGACAGAAACGAGATCGGTTCTGGACTCACAAGCAGCTTCCCTGTACCCCTGCCCCGGGAAATGCTCCGGCCGGTAATGAGCAAAATCACACCACATAAATGGTTGAAGATGATCATATATGAGTAGTATGGAAGAGACTGCGGTGGACAATGCCCCGCCCTCAAACGAGCTCAAATACCAGATCCAGATAAACGAGCTTGAGGCGGCGCTTCTGGAACAGAAGGTCAGAGCCGAAGATCTCCAGAAAGAAAATGCGCAGCTGAAACGCGAGAACAACCAGCTCAAGCGCATGCCGCTCTTTGTAGCGGTGATCATCGATATTCTGGAGAACAACGAGATCTATCTCCGCCAGCAGGGAAACAACCAGGAGTACCTGACCCATGCCTCGGATGAGCTCAGGCCCCTGTTAAAGCCCGGCACCAAGGTGGCAGTCAACAACGCACTCTCGATTGTCAAGGTGATCGGGAACGTTTACGACTCCCGGGTACGGGTGATGGAGCTCGAGGAGTCCCCATCGATATCCTATACGCAGATCGGGGGACTTACTGACGAGATAAAAGAAGTACGGGAAGCAGTGGAGTACCCGCTCACCAAGCCCGAGATCTTCCGGCGGATAGGAGTGGAACCACCCAAGGGGATCCTGCTCTACGGTTCACCCGGGACCGGAAAGACCCTGATCGCAAAGGCGGTCGCCCACGAAGCAAAGGCAACATTCATCCGCATGTCGGGAAGCGAACTGGTCCACAAGTTTATCGGCGAAGGAGCCGGGCTTGTCCGTGAGCTCTTCACCCTTGCCCGGGAGCGGGCACCCGCGATTGTCTTTATCGACGAAATCGATGCTGTGGGTTCCATGCGCACCAATGATGGCACAAGCGGCAGCGCCGAGGTGCAGCGCACGCTCATGCAGCTCCTTGCCGAGATGGACGGATTTGATAACCGGGGCGAGATCCGGATCATGGCTGCCACCAACCGTGTTGACATGCTTGACCCGGCACTCCTGCGGCCCGGCCGGTTCGACCGGCTCATCGAGATCCCGCTTCCCGATCGTAATGCACGCCTTGAGATCCTGAAGATCCACTCAAAAAAGATGCACCTTAACGATGTCAGGCTCGATATGATCGCCTCTATGACTGACGGGGCTACCGGAGCTGAACTCCAGGCAGTCTGCCGCGAAGCCGGCATGATGGCAGTCCGCCGTGATGCTTCCGCAATAGAGATGAAGGATTTTACTGATGCAGTCAGGAAAGTCAGGACCGAGACTATCACCGATACCCGGATGTATACATAAATAATCCAATGGCGCCGGGCTTTGGGGACTGACGCCATAATAACCGGATTGAAACGGGGCAAGGAGGGAGAGACCTGATGAACATTCTCCTGATCCAGCGGGATGAGATTGATCTCCACCATATCCTCTATTCTTCCGAGACCAGCCGCCTTGCACTCCGTTTTTACCATCCCAAAAAAGTCTCCTGCGGGATTCTTGTATCAGTTGCAACGCTCGGTAGCGCCCTGTCACTTGTTTCCGAGCTGCGCTGGTATATCCGGCGCTACGTGCGTGAGACTATCTTTGAGATAGAGCCTGGGATCTTCTGCACTCATGACCTGGCGCAGGAAACCTATTATGAGCGCTCTGCAGTTCTTGCAAAACCCTGGGCATTCCGGCGTATCTACGGATTCTTTGCCGCAAAGCCGATCCGCCGGCTCGTTATGGCCGCAGGCTCCGCTGCGCAGGATTACGCAGAGAATCTGGCCGGGGCTGGACGAATGATCGAGGTCTGGTGCACAGAAGACGAGGTCGAAGATATCGGAGATCTCATCACCCTTGAAGAGGCCGGGGATGAACCCGGTCCGGGCGGACGGACCGAATAATGTAAGTCCCCCTCCAAAGGGTTTTTCTTCCAATGACAATAGGAAAAAAGGAGATTATGACGTCGCCGCCGGGGCATTAGCCTTGGTAAGGTTTGCCAGTTCTATGGTAAATGTCAGGTTATAGCCGGCCAGCGGGTTATTGGTATCCAAGGTAAGGGTCGTATTCGTGACATTGAGAATGGTCATGGTGCTGACAGTATTTGTCGTTCTGTAGCGGACGGTATATAGCCCGGGTTTAAGAGTCATATTTCCAAAGATCGCCTGTGCAACGGGACCGGTGCGGTTCACGGTCTGGACAAGTCCCGGATCGTAAGCACCATACGCATCAGGGATATTTACCGTTTTTATCTCACCGGGAGACATCCCGATTACCGCATCCTGGACACCGGAGATCACACTCGAGTTACCAAGGGTAAAGATCAGAGGAGGATAGGTGGCATTCATAGCGGACAAATAGAGAGTGCCATTCTCGAACGATTCGTTGTAATATATAGCTACAGTATCTCCCTTCATTGCCGTGGGAACGGAAAGAAGGAGATAGGCACCAAGGACCGCAGCGATAATGACGATAACCGCCCCGATCGCAATAAACAGTTTTTTGCGTTTCTGTACTTCCCGGGCATCAGGAACTGCTTTTTTCGGGTTATCTTCAGGGTGTTCCGTTTCACCACCAGCCGGGTTTTCCGGCACGGACGCTGGCTCTGCAACGGCACCGGTTGTCTTTTCCGGGGTTGTGGGGGTAGTTTCTTCCTTTTTGGTTTCCGGCTCGCTCATGTGCAATCACTCCACAGATACCATGGATTCCTGTACCTGTTGGCGGGGAACGGGAAAAAGTTCGCGGTTTGCCTGCTTAAAAAAAGAGCAGGCACCGGGTGCCGAACAATGCCGGCCATTATGAAAAAAACACTACCGGGACGGGGACTGATACCGGAATGGGCTTTTTTCTAAAACAGGAAAAAATTCAGGCAAACATCCGCCCTTCTGAATCGGTCGGAGAATGGGAAAAGTCAAGCCGGACCTTCTCTATTGCTGAAAGGAAATCCTCCCTGGTGATGGCCGGGCGCTCATTCCTAATCGCGTACATCCCTGCCTCCATACAGATTGCCCGGAGATCAGCACCGTTTTTACCCTCTGTCAGTCCCGCGATCTCGGGAAGGTTGACCGTTTCCTCCATGGTGAGTGTCCGGGTGTGCACCTTTAAGATGGAGAGACGGCCTTCCTCATCGGGAAGCGGGATCTCGATGATACGGTCGAACCGGCCGGGCCGGAGCAGGGCCTTGTCCAGGATGTCGATCCGGTTGGTTGCCCCGATAATCTTCACATCTCCCCGGGTTTCAAAGCCATCCATGCCGGCCAAAAGCTGCATAAGCGTCCGCTGCACTTCGCGATCTCCCGAGGTGTTTGCCTCGGTCCTTGATGCACCTACCGCATCGATCTCATCGATGAAAATGATGGTCGGGGCTTTTTTCTTTGCAAGGTCAAAGAGCTCGCGGACAAGGCGTGCTCCCTCACCGATATATTTCTGGACCAGTTCGCTTCCCACCACCCGCATGAAATGGGCATTGGTCTCATGGGCAACCGCCTTTGCAAGAAGGGTCTTTCCCGTGCCCGGCGGCCCGTAAAGGAGAACACCCTTGGGAGGTTCGATCCCAATTTGGGTAAAGAGCTCAGGCCGTTTGAGCGGGAGCTCCACTGCCTCCCTTACCTCGTTTATCTGCTCCTTTAACCCCCCGATATCCGTATAGCACTCCTGCGGGGAATCCACCAGTTCCATCCCGTACACCTGGGCATCGAAAGAACTGGGCAGCAATTCGACGATCGCAAGTGACTGCTGGTTGAGCGTGCAGCGTGCACCCGGTTTAATATCGTCGGGATTAACGGATGGTGAACTCCTCACCAGGAACCGGGGGCCGGCGCTGCTGCGTACAATGACCCTGTTGGCATCCACCACGTCTACAACGGTTCCGATAATAAGCGGGGGGCTCCGCAGCTGCTCGCTCTCGCTCTTGAGCTTTCTTACCTCCCGCTCGTACCTGATCTTCTGGGTTTCGATATAGCGCTTGTCCGCCTCTGCCTGTCGGATCTGCTCCCGGAGCTCCAGGTTGCGTGATTCAAGACTCGAAATCCGTTCCAGCATCTGGGACTCAAGATCCTGCTTATCGGTCTCGATCCGCTGGAGCTGGTCACGCAGCTGCTCGGTCAGGGAGCGGTACAGCCGGCACAGTTCCTCGGGAGTCTGTGGATCGGCTGTATCGCGGAGAATATCGCCCACGTGGGTACCTCAAATAGGTATATAGGGAAATCGCCCTATAATAAAGTGCTTGTGATACTATGCAGTGCGAAATGTGCGGTGAAACCATCCGCGGAGCTCCCAAACTGATCCGCGTGGAAGGTGCCGAACTGCAGGTCTGTGCCAAATGCGGGAAGTTTGGCACAGAAGTGCAGCAGCCCCGGCGCACAGATATGCTGCGGCCGGGTGCACCACGGCCGGCACCCGGATCCCGGGCACCGGCATCATCAGCCCCGGCCCAGCGCAAACGGGACATGTTCGATTATATGGAAGGCGAAATCGTCGAAGATTACGCAGAACGGGTCAGAAACGCGAGAATGGAAAAGGGCATTTCCCAGAAAGACCTCGCCCTCCAGCTTATGGTAAGGGAGCTGCTCATTAAAAAGATCGAGAAAGGCGAACTTATCCCGGAAGAGGAAGTGCGAAAGAAACTGGAAAAAGTATTGGGGATAAAACTTGTAGACATAGTGGCCGGTGACGATGAGAAAAAGGCACAGGCAAAGATTACCCAGACACTGGGCGATCTCACAATTATCCGGAAAGCAAAAAAATAATTACCGGGTTTTTTCTTTTTACCTTCCGGCGTGGGAGGAGATTGTTCCCGGCCACATGGTTTTGGCGAGAGCCGGGAATGCAATCTCCCGGAGCTCCCCCGGGTCCCCATCCGTCCCTTATGAGTGGCGACACCAATATATTTCAGGAAACAAACCGGAACTAACAGCAGCACCAGCCCGGGTCTGAGAGCCATGATTACTATCCTCTATGTGGATGATGAGGAAAGCCTGCTTGAGCTTGGCAAGATTTTCCTTGAGCGTAACGGTCAGTTCGCCGTTGATATCATCACCTCCGCATCCGAGGCCCTCACACTGATCGGGCAAAAACCCTACGATGCCATCATCTCCGATTACCAGATGCCGGAGATGGATGGCATCGAATTATTAAAACACGTAAGGGCTTCCGGAAAAACCATCCCTTTCATCCTCTTTACCGGGCGGGGACGTGAGGAGGTTGTAATCCAGGCACTCAACGAAGGAGCCGATTTCTATCTCCAGAAAGGCGGGAGTTCCCTTGCACAGTTCACCGAGCTCGCCTACAAGATCCGGCACGCAGTCCAGAAAAGATGGGCCGAGACCCGGCTCCGTGATCACGAAAGACGCGAGGCAGACATTATCAACTTCCTGCCCGATGCAACCTTTGCTATCGATAAGAAGGGCGTGATCATTGCATGGAACAGGGCTATGGAGGAGATGACCGGGGCCCGGCCGGCCGAAGTCCTTGGAAAAGATCACTATGAGCATGCCTTTGCGCTTTACCACAAACGACGACCCATGCTTGCTGACCTGATCCTTACCCCGGACCCGCAGTTTGAGGAGGCGGAATATCTCTATACGCACCACGATCAGCGGACTCTGATGGCCGAGACCCATGTGGAAAGACCAAACGGGACCCGGCTCCATATATGGGGAAAGGCAAGCATTCTTCTGGATGAGAAGGGGGATGTGGCCGGCGCAATCGAGTCCATCCGGGATATCACCGAGCAAAAACTTGCGGAATCCGAGCTGCAAACTGCGTACGATGAGATTGCCGCGACCGAAGAGGAGATGCGCAGCCAGTACCTCGAACTGGTCAGGAGCGAACGGCAGCTTCGGGAAAGCGAAGAAAAATATCGCGAACTTGTTGAGACTGCAAACAGCATAATCATAAAATGGGACCGGTCCGGGATAATCACCTTTGCCAACGAATTTGCCCTGCAGTTTTTCGGATACACCCGGGAGGAACTGATCGGTCGCTCCGTAATGGAAACAATCGTACCGGCAACCGAATCCGGCTCGGAAAAGGACCTTACGCGGATGATCCTGGATATTCTCAACCAGCCTGATGTCTATGTTGTCAACGAAAATGAAAATGTCTGCAAAAATGGCACAAGGGTCTGGATCCGGTGGCACAACAAACCCATTTTCGACAATCGCGGGGAATTTGCAGGCCTCTTTTCTATCGGGACCGATGTCACCGGGCGTCGGGAGATTGAGACAGCACTCCGGGAGAGCGCGGCCAAGTACCAGGGCATCTTTGCCGCAGAATCGGATGGGATCGCAGTTGTGGACAGGGAAACCGGGATTATCCTTGAATGCAACGATGCCCTGGCATTCATGCACGGGTACCTGAAAGAGGAACTCCCCGGCCAGCCCATCACAGTCCTGTCCGCAGAATCGGATGCAACCAGTGCAGCGATCGCCGGTGCAACACCTTTTATCCGGGACAGGTACCACAAGAAAAAAGACGGGAACGTGTTTCCCGTCGAGATCACGGTGAACCCCACGCGGCTGCAGGGACGCGAAGTGTTGATCGGAGCAATTCGCGACGTGACTGAGCTCCGTCGATCGGAAGAAGCGCTCCAGCAGGCAAACCGGAGCCTTGCACTGCTCACAAACGTTACCCGGCACGACATCAACAACCAGCTGGTAGCATTAAACGGATTTCTCGAACTGCTCCACGAGAAGGTGCGGGACCCGGCGCTTGAGGAGTACTTTGTCTGGATCTCCCAGGTGAGCACACGGATCTCTTCCATGATCCAGTTTGCAAGCACCTATGAGACCGTACGAAAGACACATCCCCTCTGGCAGGATATCCGGGCCCTTGCAGAAACCACGGCCCGACAGGTATCACTTGGAAAGGTTATCATCAAAAATGAGATCCCGGCCGGCATCGAGGTCTTTGCCGACCCCCTTTTCCTCAAGGTTTTTTATAATCTGGTGGATAATGCACTCCGGTACGGGGAGAAGCTTACCTTTATCCGGTTCTCGTTCATCGAACGGGACAATGCCGGCGGGGTGATCGTATGCGAGGATGACGGGGAGGGTGTCCCTGAGGCATCCAAGGAGAAGATCTTTGATCGAGGCTATGGGAAGAACACGGGCCTTGGGCTCTTTTTAGCCCGCGAGATCCTCTCCCTGACCGGCATCACCGTAAAGGAGACCGGGGAGCCGGGAAAAGGAGCACGCTTCGAGATCACCGTACCCCGGGACACGTACCGGTTTACCGGGAAGTCCTGATCGTTTTTTTATTTTTCGCGGGCCGCGTATCGCGACCGGGCGGGTCGAAAGACGGGTTCTTACAATCCTTTGAGTGGGATAAACACCCTTTCACCATCGGCTTTTCATTCCTTGTACCGGGTTTGGCAGGACAGGGAGCAAACCCTCCCTTCTCTTTTCCAGAACAAAAGGCCGGCATCCCGAACTGCCGGAATACCCGGTTTATACCGGGTACTCGGCAGGAATCAGGGTAAAATGAATTGCTGCACCCTGGTCTTGCCGGCCGAAAATACGATCACCGGCCCAGATGCGCCCCCCATACCCTTCGATAAGGTGCCGGGTAATAAAAAGCCCCAGCCCCTTCCCGCTTTTCTTGCTTTTTCCTTTGCGGAAACGGTCAAAGACCTCAGGTTTGAGCTCGTCAGGGATTCCCGGGCCGTTATCGGCCACCGTAACCTGAACCTGTTCTGCCCGGTCTTCGACAGTTATGGTAATCTCAGGGTTTTCTGTACAGAATTTTACGCTGTTTCCTATCAGGTTGGTGAAGACCTGGCCGAACAGGTCATCTGCCATAACAACCGCATCCGTTCCGGCATAATGGAAGATAACTCCGGAGTACCGCCCGGTCTCGGCCCGGATGACCTCGTCAAGACGGATCGGCCGTAATGCCGCTTTCTGCTCGTGCATTCTGCGGATCGTAGAGACATTCCCGATGATTTCAACGGACTGGTCGATAGCCCTCATGATGGTCTCGGCCATTTTCCTGTTCTCGGCGTCAAGCGATTCATAAAGGAGTTCAAGCTGCATGAGGGCACCGGCATTGACATTGTTGATATCATGGGACATGATGTCAAGGTAGAGGTTGGTCTCGTCATTAGACTGCTCAAGACGTTTTAAGAGGAGGATCTTCTGGACTGCATTCCCGATCTCGGTGCTGATCAGGGAAAGAAGCGACCGCTCCTGGTCAGAGAAATCATGTTTCCTTGTACTGATGAATGCCATTGCACCGATCACGGTCGATGCTGAAACAAGCGGGAGCAGGGCAAGCGACCGGGCTCCCAGATCCCGGAGAATAATGCTGTCCCGGCTGACAGGGGTATCCTTTGAAAGGTCTACGAACTGGGGAATGCCACGGATGCAGAGTTCCTGGTACAGGGGTTCACCGAAATTCAGGACACCCATGAGGACACGGAGGTCAGAGCTGGCCGGGGCCGTTTCCTGGTAACAGATCATTGTCGCTTCGGTTTTCCCGGTATTATTCAGGTACAGTGCCCCCATTTCAAATCCTTGGATAGATAGGGCCTTATGTAAGATGCTTTCCAGCAGGGCATCTGGTTTCATCGACGAATTGCTGACACTGATGATCTGGTTGAGGATGTTGATCCTCTCATTTGTAGTACGGAGTTCTTTCTGGGATCGCTGGAATTCCCTGTGCTGGATCACAGCAGCTTCATACGCCGAGAGAAGAAAATCCAGAATCCTGACACGGTCCATCCCGATAGAGTAGGTCTTCCCTTCATACAGGAATGGTACTGATCCGGCGTCGGCTTTCTCAGATATCGGGGGACGGCGATTTTCAAGGATCTTCCTGATACGCTGGAGAAGATAATCGGCCGGGTAGGGTTTTGTGATAAAGTTATCGGCACCAGATTCAATGGCAAGGGCAATGTCCCGGGAATCGGAAAGGGCCGTGAGGAGGATAAGGGGGATATTTTTCGTTCTCACGTTCTTTTTGATCTCCCGGCAAAGATCGTACCCGTTCATCACCGGCATGATGATATCGCTGATAATAAGATCGGGGATCTTCCGGGCCAGGACCTCAAGGGCCCTTTCCCCGTTTTCTGCAACCTGGCAGGTGTAACCGGCATTATCGAGGATATGCTTAAGGATCTCAGCCTGAACGTGACTGTCTTCGACAATGAGAATCTCCTTTGCCGGCACGGGTTTTGGATGTTCAGCCAAACAGATCACCCGGGATAAAACGCACCCGCAAAAACATCAGGTTCTTCATGGTTACAGGAAATGCTTCCGGAGATATTATTGTATCGAAAATTGCAATTCTCTGCTAATCTGCCACTTCCCTTTATAATCTTCCTCTTTTCAAATAAACGATACCTGATTTGATGATAAAACGGGTAAAAAACCGCAATTATTTTCAGGGAATGTCCATGAGGGGCGGCGTTATCCACGGGTCAATAAAACTTCGCTAAAACAGTGAAACGGGAAGTTCCAGTACCACGGTAGCATGGCATGACCCTCCCGGTTATCCTGCCGGGAAAACATCCATGAACAGCCAGACGGGATCCTGAGTGACCTGGATCTGCAAAAGCCGGAACGCAGGAAACAAACGTACGAGCGATGGATCGAAAACGGGCGGGGGTGAGGTGAGACCCCGCCATGACAGAATGGAGATCAGATCCACTATCGGGGCGTCAGTTATTTGGGAAAAAGCATCGGCCCGGAAGAAGGCAGGACAACACCCATGAAGCCAAATTATGAAAGTCCGGCCCGCTCCCGGCGTCCTTTTTCCGGAAAACCACCGCCATTACCTCAGGAAATATATGAGAGTTCCCCGGGCCAAGAATATTCTGATGACTGAAATTTTTTCTGCGGTTATCGTCGGGTTTATGCGATTTTAAGGCTAACCTCCCATTATTATTCCTGGAGCCGGTCCGCAGTGCTGATCCGGATCACCGGCCCTGAACGCGAACAAACAGTGACCGGTCCCATCCAACCCATTTTGTCACACCGCGACGGTGCACCAGCGTTACAATTCACGGTTACGGTATAAAAGGAAACCATCATGGCTCCATCACTCAGGTCACTCCGCAACCATGCGATGTTTAAGACAAAACCTATTGGAGAGCTGTTGGCGCACTGCTCCGGTGAGCACGCCCTCCACCGGGTTATCAGCCCTTTTGAGCTTGTCCTTCTTGGGATTGGGGCAGTGGTGGGGACGGGCATTTTCGTAATCACCGGTATTGCTGCAGCAGAGTACTCCGGCCCGGCAATCATCCTCTCGTTTGTCATATCGGGCATTGTCTGCATGCTTGCCGCACTCTGTTATGCCGAGTTCTCCTCCATGGTCCCGGTAGCAGGCAGTGCGTACACGTACTGTTACGCCACATTCGGGGAGATCTGGGCATGGATCATCGGGTGGGACTTAATCCTCGAATACGCGGTATCCCTTGCCGCAGTCGCAGTCGGATGGTCGGCATACGTGACAAGCCTGCTTTCAGAGATCGGCATATTCCTTCCCCCGGCCCTGGCTAACCCCCCGGGAATAGCCGGGGGCATCATCAACCTTCCCGCGGTGCTCGTCATTCTGGCAATCACGGCCCTCCTTATCGCAGGGGTAAAAGAGAGCATCCGGCTCAATACGATCATCGTGATTGTCAACATTGCGGTGATCCTGATCTTCTTTTTCCTCTGTTACTCCCATATCGATGCGGTCAACTGGCACCCGTTCATGCCGTTTGGCTGGACCGGGGTCTTTACCGGGGCGGCAATCGTTTTTTTTGCTTACATCGGTTTTGATTCGGTTATGACCGCGGCCGAGGAGATAGAGAATCCCCAGAAGAACCTGCCTATCGGGATTATCGGATCAGTCGCCATTGTCATCCTCCTCTATGTAGGAGTTGCCGCCGTGCTTACAGGCGTGATCCCCTACGGGGAACTGGGCACCAGTGCCCCGGTCGCAGATGCCCTGACCCGGATCGGGGTCCACGGGGGAGCTTTGCTCGTTTCGCTGGGCGCCCTCTGCGGGATCACGTCCGTGATCCTTGTCACCCTCTACGGCCAGACCCGGATCTTCTTTGCGATGGCGCGGGACGGCCTGCTCCCGGCGTTTTTCTCCGATATCCACAGGACATTCCATACGCCGGCGAAAGTGACACTTCTCGTGGGCCTCTCGACCGCCCTTGTTGCCGGCCTGCTGCCGCTAGGCCTGATCGCGGGACTGGTAAACATCGGCACACTCGCGGCGTTCATGGTCGTTGCTTTCGGGATCATTCTTTTGCGGAGGAGCCAGCCGCACCTCGAACGGCCGTTCAGGTGCCCGGCCATGCCGTATGTCCCCCTCCTCTGCATTGTCTCCTGCGCAGTACTGATCCTTGTCCTTCCTGCGGTGACGCAGGCCCGGTTTGTGATCTGGATGCTTATCGGACTTGCGATTTACTTTTTCTTCGGGATAAAAAACAGTGCGAACGGGAAAAGCCCGGCTGCCGATCCCGGGATCTGCGGGGCAGGGGCGGACTCCCCCGACCGGTAACCGCCTCTCCTGCTGCAGCCATTACCCGCGCCGGCCGGGTGGGGCAGGGGATCGGTGAACCCCTTTTTTACGACTGCAGAAATTTTTTCACTCATCGCCAGCTATATGCCGATC
Proteins encoded in this window:
- a CDS encoding response regulator, which produces MAEHPKPVPAKEILIVEDSHVQAEILKHILDNAGYTCQVAENGERALEVLARKIPDLIISDIIMPVMNGYDLCREIKKNVRTKNIPLILLTALSDSRDIALAIESGADNFITKPYPADYLLQRIRKILENRRPPISEKADAGSVPFLYEGKTYSIGMDRVRILDFLLSAYEAAVIQHREFQRSQKELRTTNERINILNQIISVSNSSMKPDALLESILHKALSIQGFEMGALYLNNTGKTEATMICYQETAPASSDLRVLMGVLNFGEPLYQELCIRGIPQFVDLSKDTPVSRDSIILRDLGARSLALLPLVSASTVIGAMAFISTRKHDFSDQERSLLSLISTEIGNAVQKILLLKRLEQSNDETNLYLDIMSHDINNVNAGALMQLELLYESLDAENRKMAETIMRAIDQSVEIIGNVSTIRRMHEQKAALRPIRLDEVIRAETGRYSGVIFHYAGTDAVVMADDLFGQVFTNLIGNSVKFCTENPEITITVEDRAEQVQVTVADNGPGIPDELKPEVFDRFRKGKSKKSGKGLGLFITRHLIEGYGGRIWAGDRIFGRQDQGAAIHFTLIPAEYPV
- a CDS encoding multiprotein bridging factor aMBF1, whose protein sequence is MQCEMCGETIRGAPKLIRVEGAELQVCAKCGKFGTEVQQPRRTDMLRPGAPRPAPGSRAPASSAPAQRKRDMFDYMEGEIVEDYAERVRNARMEKGISQKDLALQLMVRELLIKKIEKGELIPEEEVRKKLEKVLGIKLVDIVAGDDEKKAQAKITQTLGDLTIIRKAKK
- a CDS encoding DUF5804 family protein, with product MNILLIQRDEIDLHHILYSSETSRLALRFYHPKKVSCGILVSVATLGSALSLVSELRWYIRRYVRETIFEIEPGIFCTHDLAQETYYERSAVLAKPWAFRRIYGFFAAKPIRRLVMAAGSAAQDYAENLAGAGRMIEVWCTEDEVEDIGDLITLEEAGDEPGPGGRTE
- a CDS encoding DUF126 domain-containing protein; this encodes MIIFNHLCGVILLITGRSISRGRGTGKLLVSPEPISFLSGVDPETGIVVEKGHPLEGTSVAGTVLVFPYGKGSTVGSYVIYALSRNGHAPAAIVNTEAEPIIATGAIIGNIPMIDRPKIPLDRLMTGTQAIVDGDAGTLEYDGTPV
- a CDS encoding amino acid permease gives rise to the protein MAPSLRSLRNHAMFKTKPIGELLAHCSGEHALHRVISPFELVLLGIGAVVGTGIFVITGIAAAEYSGPAIILSFVISGIVCMLAALCYAEFSSMVPVAGSAYTYCYATFGEIWAWIIGWDLILEYAVSLAAVAVGWSAYVTSLLSEIGIFLPPALANPPGIAGGIINLPAVLVILAITALLIAGVKESIRLNTIIVIVNIAVILIFFFLCYSHIDAVNWHPFMPFGWTGVFTGAAIVFFAYIGFDSVMTAAEEIENPQKNLPIGIIGSVAIVILLYVGVAAVLTGVIPYGELGTSAPVADALTRIGVHGGALLVSLGALCGITSVILVTLYGQTRIFFAMARDGLLPAFFSDIHRTFHTPAKVTLLVGLSTALVAGLLPLGLIAGLVNIGTLAAFMVVAFGIILLRRSQPHLERPFRCPAMPYVPLLCIVSCAVLILVLPAVTQARFVIWMLIGLAIYFFFGIKNSANGKSPAADPGICGAGADSPDR
- a CDS encoding response regulator, yielding MITILYVDDEESLLELGKIFLERNGQFAVDIITSASEALTLIGQKPYDAIISDYQMPEMDGIELLKHVRASGKTIPFILFTGRGREEVVIQALNEGADFYLQKGGSSLAQFTELAYKIRHAVQKRWAETRLRDHERREADIINFLPDATFAIDKKGVIIAWNRAMEEMTGARPAEVLGKDHYEHAFALYHKRRPMLADLILTPDPQFEEAEYLYTHHDQRTLMAETHVERPNGTRLHIWGKASILLDEKGDVAGAIESIRDITEQKLAESELQTAYDEIAATEEEMRSQYLELVRSERQLRESEEKYRELVETANSIIIKWDRSGIITFANEFALQFFGYTREELIGRSVMETIVPATESGSEKDLTRMILDILNQPDVYVVNENENVCKNGTRVWIRWHNKPIFDNRGEFAGLFSIGTDVTGRREIETALRESAAKYQGIFAAESDGIAVVDRETGIILECNDALAFMHGYLKEELPGQPITVLSAESDATSAAIAGATPFIRDRYHKKKDGNVFPVEITVNPTRLQGREVLIGAIRDVTELRRSEEALQQANRSLALLTNVTRHDINNQLVALNGFLELLHEKVRDPALEEYFVWISQVSTRISSMIQFASTYETVRKTHPLWQDIRALAETTARQVSLGKVIIKNEIPAGIEVFADPLFLKVFYNLVDNALRYGEKLTFIRFSFIERDNAGGVIVCEDDGEGVPEASKEKIFDRGYGKNTGLGLFLAREILSLTGITVKETGEPGKGARFEITVPRDTYRFTGKS
- a CDS encoding FKBP-type peptidyl-prolyl cis-trans isomerase, with amino-acid sequence MSEPETKKEETTPTTPEKTTGAVAEPASVPENPAGGETEHPEDNPKKAVPDAREVQKRKKLFIAIGAVIVIIAAVLGAYLLLSVPTAMKGDTVAIYYNESFENGTLYLSAMNATYPPLIFTLGNSSVISGVQDAVIGMSPGEIKTVNIPDAYGAYDPGLVQTVNRTGPVAQAIFGNMTLKPGLYTVRYRTTNTVSTMTILNVTNTTLTLDTNNPLAGYNLTFTIELANLTKANAPAATS
- a CDS encoding proteasome-activating nucleotidase, with amino-acid sequence MLERISSLESRNLELREQIRQAEADKRYIETQKIRYEREVRKLKSESEQLRSPPLIIGTVVDVVDANRVIVRSSAGPRFLVRSSPSVNPDDIKPGARCTLNQQSLAIVELLPSSFDAQVYGMELVDSPQECYTDIGGLKEQINEVREAVELPLKRPELFTQIGIEPPKGVLLYGPPGTGKTLLAKAVAHETNAHFMRVVGSELVQKYIGEGARLVRELFDLAKKKAPTIIFIDEIDAVGASRTEANTSGDREVQRTLMQLLAGMDGFETRGDVKIIGATNRIDILDKALLRPGRFDRIIEIPLPDEEGRLSILKVHTRTLTMEETVNLPEIAGLTEGKNGADLRAICMEAGMYAIRNERPAITREDFLSAIEKVRLDFSHSPTDSEGRMFA
- a CDS encoding proteasome-activating nucleotidase, yielding MSSMEETAVDNAPPSNELKYQIQINELEAALLEQKVRAEDLQKENAQLKRENNQLKRMPLFVAVIIDILENNEIYLRQQGNNQEYLTHASDELRPLLKPGTKVAVNNALSIVKVIGNVYDSRVRVMELEESPSISYTQIGGLTDEIKEVREAVEYPLTKPEIFRRIGVEPPKGILLYGSPGTGKTLIAKAVAHEAKATFIRMSGSELVHKFIGEGAGLVRELFTLARERAPAIVFIDEIDAVGSMRTNDGTSGSAEVQRTLMQLLAEMDGFDNRGEIRIMAATNRVDMLDPALLRPGRFDRLIEIPLPDRNARLEILKIHSKKMHLNDVRLDMIASMTDGATGAELQAVCREAGMMAVRRDASAIEMKDFTDAVRKVRTETITDTRMYT